In Helianthus annuus cultivar XRQ/B chromosome 8, HanXRQr2.0-SUNRISE, whole genome shotgun sequence, a single genomic region encodes these proteins:
- the LOC110869859 gene encoding scarecrow-like protein 30, translating to MDGRLGADSGLSNQNTTKCNKEYDSILADQNVPKATSFDESMITDCNLNGGSDFSNLGLKYINQMLMEEDIDEKNCMFRESAALQAAERSLYNVLMVQDQDLNAEETLCNVSSVQSRDLAAESTDLTYDISESSFLPTSFESQSRFHPSYSLFSSASNIVDGFSGAPVQFQNGIDEASRFLPNGVQMEKTHESSFIPNESIGKKNPYSEDLVEAERNSKQPAVYSEPDVSVRSKMFDDVLLCDGPKTHPFQCDFVCKEIANKGNPDKPKGSNVVKACEKKQKEVVDLRTLLSLCAQSVSTNDQRGVTDLLKRIREHASPTGDAMQRLAHYFSAGLEARMAGSGTGIYKKLLSIPTSAVDVLKTYRLFLGCFPFTKISHFVSNKTIMSVAQNKTKLHIIDFGILHGFQWPCLIQQLSTRPNGPPELRITGIDFPCPGFRPTQRVEETGRRLANYAETFGVGFKFKAIAQKWETITIEDLELDDDETLVVNCGYKFRNLLDESVMVDSPRNKVLDLIRKMNPKIFIHGIVNSSYGVPFFLTRFREALFFFSSLFDMLDATVDCLTEERMLVEKTMWGREAMNVIACEGGERIERPEAYKQWQVRNQRAGFRQVAFDRKILRKAKDRGTSDYHKDFIIDEDGYWMLQGWKGRMLYAISAWKPACC from the coding sequence ATGGATGGACGATTGGGGGCAGATAgtggtttatcgaatcaaaaCACAACGAAATGCAACAAAGAATATGATTCGATTCTGGCGGATCAAAATGTTCCAAAGGCGACGAGCTTCGACGAGTCGATGATTACAGATTGTAATCTTAATGGGGGTTCTGATTTTAGTAATTTGGGTCTTAAGTATATTAACCAGATGCTTATGGAAGAAGATATAGATGAGAAAAACTGCATGTTTCGAGAGTCTGCCGCTCTTCAGGCTGCAGAGAGATCTTTATACAATGTTCTTATGGTTCAAGATCAAGATCTTAATGCAGAGGAAACTTTATGTAATGTTTCTTCGGTTCAAAGTCGAGATCTTGCGGCAGAATCCACAGATCTTACCTATGATATTAGTGAATCTTCTTTTTTACCGACCAGTTTTGAGTCACAGTCTAGATTTCATCCGTCTTACAGCTTGTTTAGCAGTGCTAGTAATATCGTTGATGGATTTTCGGGTGCACCTGTGCAATTTCAAAACGGTATAGATGAAGCAAGTAGGTTTCTTCCGAATGGTGTCCAAATGGAGAAGACACATGAAAGTAGCTTCATCCCAAATGAATCAATAGGAAAAAAGAATCCTTATTCGGAAGATCTTGTTGAGGCTGAAAGGAATTCAAAGCAACCCGCAGTTTATAGTGAGCCAGATGTGAGTGTGAGATCTAAGATGTTTGATGATGTGTTGCTATGTGATGGACCCAAAACTCACCCTTTTCAATGTGATTTTGTTTGCAAAGAGATCGCTAATAAAGGAAATCCGGATAAACCTAAGGGGTCTAATGTGGTTAAAGCCTGTGAGAAGAAACAAAAGGAAGTGGTGGATTTGCGAACACTTTTGAGCCTATGTGCACAATCGGTTTCCACCAATGACCAAAGGGGTGTGACCGATTTACTCAAACGGATAAGAGAGCATGCTTCACCTACGGGTGACGCTATGCAAAGATTGGCCCATTACTTTTCTGCTGGGCTTGAAGCTCGTATGGCCGGTTCTGGAACCGGAATCTACAAAAAACTTCTTTCTATACCCACATCAGCAGTCGATGTATTGAAAACTTACCGTTTGTTTCTCGGGTGCTTCCCTTTTACTAAAATCTCCCATTTTGTTTCAAACAAGACTATCATGTCTGTTgcacaaaacaaaaccaaactgCACATCATAGATTTTGGAATTCTTCACGGTTTCCAGTGGCCCTGCCTTATACAACAACTTTCAACTAGGCCCAATGGGCCACCCGAGCTTCGAATAACAGGGATCGACTTCCCATGTCCTGGTTTTCGACCGACCCAACGGGTTGAAGAGACAGGGCGCCGGTTAGCAAACTATGCTGAAACATTCGGTGTTGGGTTTAAATTCAAAGCGATAGCACAAAAATGGGAAACGATCACAATCGAGGATCTTGAGCTTGACGATGATGAAACACTTGTTGTAAATTGTGGTTACAAGTTTAGAAACTTGCTTGATGAATCAGTCATGGTGGATAGTCCTAGGAATAAAGTTTTAGATCTTATAAGGAAAATGAACCCGAAAATTTTTATACACGGGATCGTGAACTCGTCGTATGGTGTACCTTTTTTCCTGACGAGGTTTAGAGAGgctttgtttttcttttcttctttgtttGATATGCTTGATGCAACTGTTGACTGTTTGACCGAAGAACGAATGCTGGTAGAGAAAACCATGTGGGGACGTGAGGCGATGAACGTTATCGCTTGTGAAGGCGGTGAGAGGATTGAACGACCCGAGGCTTATAAACAATGGCAGGTTAGGAATCAACGGGCTGGGTTTCGCCAGGTGGCGTTTGATCGAAAGATCTTGAGGAAGGCTAAAGATAGAGGGACTTCTGATTACCATAAAGATTTTATTATCGATGAAGATGGTTATTGGATGTTGCAGGGGTGGAAAGGGCGTATGTTATATGCGATATCGGCGTGGAAACCGGCTTGCTGCTGA